cttaaatttataacaattacgAAAGTggtaaaacaatatcaataaatgtatgaccaattagaatttttttttcattgaacatcaaattattattttgtaaataaagtcGGGCCCAGTTTCGATCATAGTAAAGATAATAAgagtaagtattttaaaatattgattaatgaTGTTGATTCAAAGGTTTAATTAGGTTTTAGGATTAATATCTACTTAATGAAGTAATcagaaatatatacttaagcatagaaataatgtaattttatgacattttattatacactTCAAATCAACGTTTGTCAAACTTCAATCTCTTTTGTTAAAGTCAAAACTCAAAATACGCTTTTAAGCTTTTTCAGTTTGCACGCGATTGCGTTTCACGTTTTGTACCACagtacattattttacaattaaattttaggaTTCATTTAGTgaccatttaaattaaaatagtttataagaattagtattaaaatatggaATATATTGCTCCCGAAGATGAATCGTTGGCCACGGGGACACGAATGTAagtataaatttgttaaaattgcgaggttataatattaagaaaatgcCTGTAATttcgattatttattttagattgtgCTGTCAATGTGCTGTACCTATTGAAGCAAATCCCTCCAACATGTGTGTTGCTTGCTTAAGGGCTCATATAGATATTACAGAAGGCGTTCCTAAGCAGGCTACTCTCTTCTTCTGTCGCGGATGTGAAAGGTTTGTGTAAGAAAtagtttatctatatatataaaaagctaTTTAAAAGTTGTTGCAGTATTAcgatttgtttctttttttcagATATCTTCAGCCACCAGCTGAATGGGTTGTTTGTGCATTGGAATCTAGAGAACTTTTAGCTCTGTGCCTTAAAAGACTCAAAGGTCTTAATAGAGTAAAGTTAGTGGATGCTGGCTTTGCTTGGACTGAGCCACATTCCAAACGAATAAAGGTATTTATTATGCTGAAGatctctatttttttttctaatctGTTGGAAGTAACAGGATGcattctttcttttcattcatttattacatattgtaaaaacttatATACTGTAAGACAGGGATATGAAGAGGATAGATCTGGTGACTAGGGATGGGCTCTCTACACTAAATGATATATATTGTGACATTGatgttttcataatataattttaggttAAGTTGACTGTACAAGGAGAAGTGATGGGTGGTGCTGTACTGCAGCAGACATTTATAGTAGAGTATGTAGTACAGCATCAAATGTGTGATGCTTGCCACCGCTCAGAGGCACAAGACTACTGGCGTGCCCTGGTACAGGTCAGACAAAGGGCAAACAACAGAAAAACATTCTACTATCTCGAACAATTGATTTTAAAGCACAAAGCGCATGCTAATACTCTTGGAATAAAACCAAAACATGGTAGGTGATTTGAACTCAGCAATAAGGATTACTTCCTGTAAACTTTCCTTCAGTTACTACAATTTGTTTCTTTAGAAAGGAAGAAAATTACCTCGTATTCTGTGTGTGTAAAGTGAGGACtcttaatgtttatatatgcgaaatataaatttcatttagcTTGGGGCAAAATATAACTTGTTTTCTGTTAAATTTCAGATGGTTTGGACTTTTTCTATGCATCAGAAAACCATGCACGTAAAATGGTTGATTTTATTCAATCAGTGCTCCCAATCAAATGTCAGCACTCGAAGAAGTTGATATCTCATGATATTCACAGTAATGTTTACAACTACAAATTCACATTTAGTATTGAAATTGTTCCATTGTCAAAGGATAGTGTTGTCTGTCTTCCCAAGAAATTGACTCATCAGTTAGGTGCGATATCACC
This is a stretch of genomic DNA from Pieris brassicae chromosome 1, ilPieBrab1.1, whole genome shotgun sequence. It encodes these proteins:
- the LOC123713296 gene encoding 60S ribosomal export protein NMD3; the protein is MEYIAPEDESLATGTRILCCQCAVPIEANPSNMCVACLRAHIDITEGVPKQATLFFCRGCERYLQPPAEWVVCALESRELLALCLKRLKGLNRVKLVDAGFAWTEPHSKRIKVKLTVQGEVMGGAVLQQTFIVEYVVQHQMCDACHRSEAQDYWRALVQVRQRANNRKTFYYLEQLILKHKAHANTLGIKPKHDGLDFFYASENHARKMVDFIQSVLPIKCQHSKKLISHDIHSNVYNYKFTFSIEIVPLSKDSVVCLPKKLTHQLGAISPICLVQRVTSTIHLIDANSGQVSDISSTVYWRHPFTPICNPKQLVEYIVMDIDILKEHEKKSFPGQGVVSNKHVVADVWVVKASELGLDVNPVHTRTHLGHILKPGDTVLGYNLGDSNVNDDNLDKLDRNSIPDVFLVKKYYGERSARRRARNWKLKHMADELHERNSSSNDDYNEFLDDLEEDPAFRQNINIFKDANKIPVDTDEIDPSLPRITLAEMLDDLVIEDVDMTEV